Proteins from one Malaya genurostris strain Urasoe2022 chromosome 2, Malgen_1.1, whole genome shotgun sequence genomic window:
- the LOC131432459 gene encoding uncharacterized protein LOC131432459: MSYMVAPNIEPYRKGQSFATWIKRLAVHFRVNKVKDNEKTDQMFILGGDFLFSMAEILYPTEAMMEEVSYEILVQKLKERLDKTDSVLLRRYIFGTKVQQSGESASDFIFSLKLQAEHCEFGEQKNRLILDRILVGLSDGSLKHRLFTEDSSKLTLEQAENIIATWEMAATHSKALTNSDVDLVASLDTRYPLTQGRGAVIQRMREAQQNFHGSVKSRLGVRPEIRPAEDSQRVQFHSQRFEHRNSSASSARGQYKMDDQQWPIDQRICYHCGRRGHVRRKCYKWKNECGKTVNRVDTQEAITSANHLTEPLDSLRIQDSDSDGNISDHGWKRGDYYGSSKPNKNRYE; the protein is encoded by the exons ATGTCCTACATGGTGGCCCCTAATATTGAACCATACCGCAAGGGCCAATCTTTTGCCACTTGGATAAAGCGTTTGGCGGTTCATTTCCGGGTGAACAAAGTTAAAGATAATGAAAAGACGGATCAGATGTTCATCTTGGGAGGAGATTTTTTGTTCAGTATGGCAGAAATACTCTACCCCACAGAAGCAATGATGGAAGAAGTGTCGTATGAAATTTTAGTGCAAAAGCTTAAGGAGAGACTTGACAAAACTGATTCAGTCTTGCTCCGAAGATATatttttggcacaaaggttcaaCAATCGGGAGAATCGGCAAGCGATTTTATATTTTCGTTAAAACTCCAAGCGGAGCATTGCGAATTTGGGGAGCAAAAGAATCGTCTTATTCTTGATCGTATTTTGGTTGGGTTGTCTGATGGCTCGCTTAAGCATCGTCTTTTTACGGAGGATAGCTCCAAGTTAACGCTTGAACAGGCGGAGAATATTATCGCTACGTGGGAAATGGCGGCTACTCATTCAAAAGCTTTAACGAACAGCGATGTCGATTTGGTAGCTTCACTGGACACTAGGTACCCTTTGACTCAAGGTAGAGGTGCGGTTATTCAACGGATGAGGGAAGCTCAGCAAAATTTTCACGGTTCGGTAAAAAGTCGACTTGGTGTTCGACCTGAAATACGACCGGCGGAAGATAGTCAGAGAGTACAGTTTCACTCACAGCGTTTTGAACATCGTAATTCGTCGGCTAGTTCAGCTCGTGGTCAATACAAAATGGACGACCAACAATGGCCGATTGATCAGCGTATCTGCTATCATTGCGGACGTAGAGGACATGTGCGAAGGAAATGCTACAAGTGGAAGAACGAGTGCGGCAAGACGGTTAATCGTGTTGACACACAGGAAGCTATTACCAGTGCAAACCATTTAACAGAACCATTAGATAGCTTGAGGATCCAAGATTCGGACTCAGATGGTAATATCTCAG ATCATGGTTGGAAACGAGGCGACTACTACGGTTCATCGAAGCCAAATAAGAATCGTTACGAATAA